From the genome of Staphylococcus haemolyticus, one region includes:
- a CDS encoding TVP38/TMEM64 family protein, with amino-acid sequence MFHQIEQWFDLLQGFGYLAGFIILFFRAIVPVLPLTLYVILCVHAYGFIAGTIISWLGVVAGTYTVFFFCRKFVNANFMKRIKSRRSVERLIHFIDRQGLVPIFILMCFPFTPNTLVNFVASFSHIRGKYYFIILLISKLISITFLAIMGKSVTSFFTHPVRAIMVLIVTIALWFVGKKVEGYFMGSDKE; translated from the coding sequence ATGTTTCATCAAATTGAACAATGGTTTGATTTATTACAAGGTTTTGGTTATCTGGCTGGATTTATTATTTTATTTTTTAGAGCCATTGTGCCAGTACTTCCTTTAACATTGTATGTTATTTTATGTGTTCATGCGTATGGCTTTATAGCAGGTACGATTATTAGTTGGTTAGGTGTTGTAGCAGGTACTTATACAGTGTTCTTTTTCTGTAGAAAATTTGTTAATGCTAACTTTATGAAGCGGATTAAATCAAGACGATCAGTTGAACGCCTTATTCATTTTATTGATAGACAGGGCTTAGTACCAATATTTATATTAATGTGTTTTCCGTTTACACCTAATACACTAGTTAATTTTGTGGCAAGTTTCTCTCATATTAGAGGCAAATATTATTTTATAATTTTACTTATATCTAAGTTAATTTCTATTACATTTTTGGCGATTATGGGAAAAAGTGTAACCTCATTTTTCACACATCCTGTTAGAGCAATAATGGTATTAATAGTTACTATAGCGTTATGGTTTGTTGGTAAGAAAGTCGAGGGCTATTTCATGGGTTCAGACAAGGAGTGA
- the lepB gene encoding signal peptidase I: MKKEIVEWIVAIAVGLLLVWVMVNFVAKSYTIKGDSMDPTLKDGEHVMVNILGYKVGDIKKGNVIVFHANQQDDYVKRVIGVPGDNVIYKNDKLYVNGKKINEPYLDYNEKRKQGEYITGSFETKDLLNANPKSNIIPKGKYLVLGDNREVSKDSRAFGLIDRDQIVGKVSFRFWPFSEFKFNFNPDNEK; this comes from the coding sequence TTGAAGAAAGAAATAGTTGAATGGATTGTTGCCATAGCGGTAGGTTTATTACTTGTATGGGTAATGGTTAACTTCGTAGCTAAATCATATACTATAAAAGGCGATTCAATGGATCCAACACTAAAAGATGGCGAACACGTCATGGTTAACATTCTAGGATATAAAGTTGGAGACATAAAAAAAGGTAATGTAATCGTATTTCATGCGAATCAACAAGACGATTATGTTAAACGTGTCATTGGTGTACCTGGCGATAACGTTATTTATAAAAATGATAAACTATATGTTAATGGTAAAAAGATAAATGAACCTTATCTTGATTACAATGAAAAACGTAAACAAGGTGAATATATTACGGGTTCATTTGAAACTAAAGATTTACTAAATGCAAATCCTAAATCAAATATCATACCAAAAGGTAAATATTTAGTTTTAGGTGATAACAGAGAAGTCAGTAAGGATAGTAGGGCGTTTGGTTTAATTGATAGAGATCAAATTGTTGGTAAAGTATCATTTAGATTTTGGCCATTCAGTGAATTTAAGTTTAATTTTAATCCAGATAATGAAAAATAA
- a CDS encoding argininosuccinate synthase, with protein MKEKIVLAYSGGLDTSVAVKWLIDKGYDVVAVCLDVGEGKDLDVVYSKALDMGAVECHIIDATKEFSDDFVSYAIKGNLMYENSYPLLSALSRPLIAKKLVEIAEQTNSVGIAHGCTGKGNDQVRFEVAIKALNPNLKAFAPVREWGWSREEEIDYAIKHNIPVGINHDSPYSIDQNLWGRANECGILEDPYAAPPKDAYDLTAELEDTPDTPDEIILSFKNGVPVQLNHQDYDLDQLILTLNELAGKHGIGRIDHVENRLVGIKSREIYETPGAEVILKAHKALETLTLTKDVAHFKPVIEKQFAEQTYNGLWFSPLTDSLKLFIDSTQQYVEGDVRIKLFKGNAIVNGRKSPYTLYDEKLATYTKEDAFNQSAAVGFIDIYGLPTQVNAYLHGGYSNE; from the coding sequence ATGAAAGAGAAAATCGTATTAGCATATTCAGGTGGATTAGATACAAGTGTAGCCGTTAAATGGCTTATAGATAAAGGCTATGATGTCGTAGCTGTATGTTTAGATGTTGGTGAAGGTAAAGATTTAGATGTTGTATATTCTAAAGCACTAGATATGGGTGCAGTTGAGTGTCATATTATTGATGCTACTAAAGAATTTAGTGATGACTTTGTAAGTTATGCAATCAAAGGTAACTTAATGTATGAAAATAGTTATCCACTCTTATCAGCTTTATCTCGTCCACTTATCGCTAAGAAATTAGTTGAGATTGCTGAACAAACTAATTCTGTCGGTATCGCGCATGGTTGTACTGGTAAAGGTAATGACCAAGTTCGTTTCGAAGTTGCTATTAAAGCATTAAACCCTAACCTAAAAGCATTTGCGCCAGTAAGAGAATGGGGTTGGAGTCGTGAAGAAGAAATTGATTATGCCATTAAACACAATATCCCTGTTGGCATCAATCACGATTCTCCTTATTCAATTGATCAAAACTTATGGGGTAGAGCAAATGAGTGTGGTATTTTAGAAGATCCGTATGCTGCCCCTCCAAAAGACGCTTATGATTTAACAGCAGAGTTAGAAGATACACCAGATACACCTGATGAAATTATCCTTTCATTTAAAAACGGTGTTCCAGTTCAATTAAATCATCAAGATTATGACTTAGATCAATTAATATTAACTTTAAATGAATTAGCTGGAAAACACGGAATTGGACGTATCGACCATGTAGAAAATCGTCTAGTTGGTATTAAATCTCGTGAAATATATGAAACTCCAGGTGCAGAAGTAATATTAAAAGCACATAAAGCACTTGAAACATTAACGTTAACTAAAGATGTAGCTCATTTTAAACCAGTGATTGAAAAACAATTTGCTGAACAAACTTATAATGGTTTATGGTTCTCACCATTAACTGATAGCTTAAAATTATTCATTGATAGCACGCAACAATATGTTGAAGGTGATGTTAGAATTAAATTATTTAAAGGTAATGCCATTGTTAATGGAAGAAAATCTCCATACACGCTATATGATGAAAAATTAGCAACATACACTAAAGAAGATGCATTTAATCAATCGGCAGCGGTAGGTTTCATCGATATTTATGGTTTACCTACTCAAGTAAATGCATATCTTCATGGAGGTTATAGTAATGAGTAG
- the addB gene encoding helicase-exonuclease AddAB subunit AddB gives MELNAYIGRAGTGKSHHMIDNIKQQMKEDPLGDPIVLIAPTQSTFQLEQAFVNDKELNGSLRTEVLHFERLSYRVFQEVGGLTEERLTQAATEMMIYDLVQQHKSELKLYQSQVNYYGFSEKLSEQIQDFKKYSVTPEHLHTFLQDNDLKTRTRHKLEDISLIYQYFEERINGEFITSEDSLNHFIDILSQSEWIKRAEVYIDGFHNFSTLEYQIIKALVQSAKKVTVLLTTDGNEDPFSLFRKPSEVLTHLKEIAKDLNIELQQQFFKQQYRFNNKDLIQLEQQFDALQINPIAYDGSINILESSSIREEVNEVARQIIKDTRDKQYRYQDIAILYRDEAYAYLFDSVLPQYDIPFNIDTKRSMTHHPIMEMVRSLLEVIQTNWNISPMMRLIKTNILTNHFKDSAYLIDLLENFVVERGVYGKRWLDEKLFSIDNFTKMGRKEHKLTTEEREDFEQVVHLKNDIIDKILTFEKAMNEAENVRGFATAFYETMEAFDLPKYLMTHRDQLDVDGRHEEAEEIDQIWNGLIQILDDLVTVFDNEEMTLKRFLEVFDIGLEQLEFVMIPQTLDQVSIGTMDLAKVDNKKHIYMVGMNDGAMPQPVSSSSLITDEEKKVFEQQAQVELSPTSDILQMDEAFVCYIAMTRGSEQVTFSYSLMGAQGEDKEKSPFIDQIQGLFNGLEVMNIHYQHNAQPLSLMEHPHQTKVVLFESLKAWLEAEMVADVWVDAYQVMRDNDKLNNGLEYLLTALTYDNETVKLDEPLAASLYGSTINASVSRFEGYNDCPFKHYANHGLRLNERTKYKLENFDLGNIFHTALKYISDKVDGDFKNLDNKKIHALTVEALENVLPQVQFNLMDSNAYYRYVSKRIGVIVESTLKALRYQNKNTKFKPQRFEAGFRKTPNNSEELIAQPLITKQGIPVNIRGQIDRIDAYTKDDKSYINIIDYKSSNPSAKLDLKKVYYGKQMQMMTYMDIALQNAQRLGLSNEIKPGGLLYFHVHDERLSFKDWGELEDDALTQDKLEQAFLKEYKLRGLVNSDMDVVDALDIRLEEIGKSDIVPVSLKKDGSIGSRGSSVADETTIHKFIKHNKDNFIKTATNIMEGHTEVAPLKFDDQLPCQFCNFQSVCHVDTIIDSKHYRHVDETIDPIKAIQDVELESGDHNE, from the coding sequence ATGGAGTTGAACGCATACATTGGCAGAGCAGGGACAGGCAAATCTCATCATATGATTGATAATATTAAGCAACAAATGAAAGAGGATCCTCTAGGCGATCCAATTGTTTTAATAGCACCAACACAGAGTACTTTTCAATTAGAACAAGCATTTGTTAATGATAAAGAATTGAATGGAAGTCTAAGAACTGAAGTGCTTCACTTTGAACGCTTAAGTTATAGAGTTTTTCAAGAGGTTGGAGGATTAACTGAAGAACGACTAACGCAAGCGGCTACCGAGATGATGATTTATGATTTAGTTCAACAACATAAATCGGAATTAAAACTATATCAATCACAAGTAAATTATTATGGTTTTAGTGAGAAGTTAAGTGAACAAATTCAAGATTTTAAGAAATATTCTGTTACGCCAGAACATTTACATACATTTTTGCAAGATAATGACTTGAAGACGAGAACTAGACATAAATTAGAAGATATATCGCTTATTTATCAGTATTTTGAGGAACGCATAAATGGCGAATTTATTACTTCAGAGGATAGTTTAAATCATTTTATTGATATTTTAAGTCAATCAGAATGGATTAAAAGAGCAGAGGTATACATAGATGGATTCCACAACTTCTCTACATTGGAATATCAAATTATTAAAGCACTCGTTCAAAGCGCCAAAAAAGTTACTGTTCTTTTAACAACTGATGGTAATGAAGATCCATTTAGTTTATTCAGAAAACCCTCAGAGGTATTAACACATTTAAAGGAAATTGCTAAAGATTTAAACATAGAATTACAACAACAATTCTTTAAACAACAATATCGTTTTAACAATAAAGATTTAATACAACTGGAACAACAATTTGACGCATTGCAAATTAATCCTATCGCTTACGATGGCAGTATTAATATTTTAGAATCCTCAAGTATACGTGAAGAAGTTAATGAAGTAGCTCGCCAAATTATTAAAGATACACGTGATAAGCAATATAGATATCAAGACATTGCTATCTTGTATCGTGATGAAGCTTATGCATATTTATTTGACTCTGTTCTTCCACAGTACGATATTCCATTTAATATTGACACTAAAAGATCAATGACACACCATCCGATCATGGAAATGGTACGCTCACTTTTGGAAGTTATTCAAACAAACTGGAATATTAGTCCTATGATGCGTTTAATTAAAACCAATATTCTAACTAATCACTTTAAGGATAGTGCATATTTAATTGATTTATTAGAGAACTTTGTCGTTGAACGTGGTGTTTATGGCAAACGTTGGCTTGATGAAAAACTGTTTAGTATTGATAACTTTACGAAAATGGGACGTAAAGAACATAAATTAACTACTGAAGAGCGAGAAGATTTCGAGCAAGTAGTTCATTTAAAAAATGATATTATTGATAAAATATTAACTTTTGAAAAAGCAATGAACGAAGCAGAAAATGTGAGAGGTTTTGCGACAGCTTTCTATGAGACAATGGAGGCATTTGATTTACCTAAATATTTAATGACTCACCGTGACCAATTGGACGTCGATGGTCGTCATGAAGAAGCTGAAGAAATAGATCAAATTTGGAATGGACTTATTCAAATTTTAGATGATTTAGTCACTGTATTTGATAATGAAGAAATGACTCTTAAACGCTTTTTAGAGGTATTTGATATTGGTTTAGAACAATTAGAATTTGTAATGATTCCTCAAACCCTCGATCAAGTGAGTATAGGGACAATGGACTTAGCGAAAGTAGACAATAAAAAACATATTTATATGGTTGGAATGAACGATGGTGCTATGCCGCAACCGGTTTCTTCTTCTAGTCTAATAACAGATGAAGAAAAGAAAGTGTTTGAACAACAAGCACAAGTTGAATTAAGTCCTACATCAGATATCTTACAAATGGATGAAGCGTTTGTTTGTTATATTGCAATGACACGAGGCAGTGAACAAGTTACATTTTCATATAGTTTAATGGGTGCACAAGGTGAGGATAAAGAAAAAAGTCCATTTATAGACCAAATACAAGGGTTGTTCAATGGGTTAGAAGTAATGAATATTCATTATCAACATAATGCACAACCTTTATCGTTAATGGAGCATCCACATCAAACTAAAGTCGTCTTATTCGAATCTTTAAAAGCTTGGCTAGAGGCAGAGATGGTCGCTGATGTATGGGTTGATGCTTATCAAGTCATGCGTGATAATGACAAATTGAATAACGGTTTAGAGTACCTATTAACTGCGTTGACATATGACAACGAAACAGTGAAATTAGATGAACCATTGGCTGCATCTTTATATGGTTCAACAATTAACGCAAGTGTATCTAGATTTGAAGGGTATAATGATTGTCCGTTTAAACATTATGCGAATCATGGTTTAAGGTTAAATGAGCGTACGAAATATAAGCTTGAAAATTTTGATTTAGGAAATATTTTCCATACAGCATTGAAGTATATTTCGGATAAGGTAGATGGAGACTTTAAAAATCTTGATAATAAGAAGATACATGCTTTAACTGTTGAAGCTTTAGAAAATGTTTTACCTCAAGTCCAATTTAATCTCATGGATTCAAATGCATACTATCGGTATGTGTCAAAACGAATTGGTGTCATTGTCGAAAGTACTTTGAAAGCATTACGCTATCAAAATAAAAATACAAAGTTCAAACCACAACGTTTCGAAGCAGGGTTTAGAAAGACACCGAACAACAGTGAAGAACTTATTGCACAACCATTAATTACAAAACAAGGCATTCCAGTTAATATACGAGGACAAATTGATCGTATAGATGCTTACACTAAAGATGATAAGAGCTACATTAATATTATTGATTATAAGTCATCTAATCCCAGTGCGAAATTAGATTTAAAAAAGGTTTATTATGGTAAACAAATGCAAATGATGACTTATATGGATATTGCTTTGCAAAATGCCCAACGTCTGGGATTATCTAATGAAATTAAACCAGGTGGCCTATTGTATTTCCATGTACATGATGAACGTCTCAGTTTTAAAGACTGGGGAGAATTGGAAGATGATGCTTTAACACAGGACAAACTTGAACAAGCATTTTTAAAAGAATATAAATTACGTGGCTTAGTTAATAGCGATATGGATGTAGTAGACGCATTGGATATTCGTTTAGAAGAAATTGGTAAATCCGACATTGTTCCAGTTAGCCTGAAGAAAGACGGAAGTATTGGAAGTAGGGGGAGCAGTGTCGCTGATGAAACAACAATTCATAAATTTATCAAACATAATAAAGACAACTTTATAAAGACTGCTACAAATATTATGGAAGGTCATACCGAAGTTGCACCACTTAAGTTCGATGACCAATTACCATGCCAATTTTGTAATTTTCAATCAGTGTGCCATGTGGATACTATTATTGATAGTAAACATTATCGCCATGTAGATGAAACTATAGATCCTATCAAAGCAATACAAGATGTCGAGTTAGAAAGCGGTGATCATAATGAATAA
- a CDS encoding glycerophosphodiester phosphodiesterase, protein MKASNKGIISCLTVASLSLAIIHTPVEASGGESSNTTTTNLTNASKTQNNHTNWSRNLTGERHTTIAHRGASGYAPEHTFAAYDKSHNELGASYIEIDLQRTKDGHLVAMHDETVDRTTNGSGRVEDYTLAELKKLDAGSSFNEQNPQLAKDSYKGATVPTLDEILTRYGTDANYYIETKQPDVYPGMEQQLLDTLNRHNMLTSNSLENGHVLVQSFSEASLLKMHQLNSNVPLIRLLDKGELAQQSEADLQRIRSYAIGVGPEYSDLNAQNTAHLKDLGFLVHPFTVNETADMQRLNQYGVDGVFTNYADQYKAISSQK, encoded by the coding sequence TTGAAAGCAAGTAATAAAGGTATCATTTCATGTTTAACAGTAGCCAGTTTGAGTCTAGCGATTATACATACGCCCGTTGAAGCAAGTGGTGGTGAATCATCAAACACTACAACTACGAACCTAACTAATGCATCTAAAACTCAAAACAATCATACTAATTGGTCAAGAAATTTAACAGGAGAGCGCCATACTACTATTGCACATCGTGGTGCTAGTGGCTATGCACCAGAGCATACTTTTGCAGCGTACGATAAAAGTCATAATGAATTAGGTGCCTCATATATTGAAATAGATTTACAACGCACTAAAGATGGTCATTTAGTTGCAATGCATGACGAAACAGTTGATCGTACAACAAACGGCTCAGGACGTGTCGAGGATTATACATTAGCTGAATTAAAGAAATTAGATGCAGGTTCATCATTTAATGAACAAAATCCTCAATTAGCCAAAGATAGTTATAAAGGTGCTACAGTTCCAACATTAGATGAAATTTTGACACGTTATGGTACAGATGCCAATTATTATATTGAAACAAAGCAGCCTGATGTTTATCCTGGCATGGAACAACAACTGCTAGACACACTAAACCGACATAACATGCTTACTTCAAATTCTCTAGAAAATGGACATGTCCTGGTACAATCATTTTCAGAAGCTAGCTTATTAAAAATGCATCAATTAAATTCAAATGTGCCATTAATACGCCTATTGGATAAAGGTGAATTAGCTCAACAAAGTGAAGCAGATTTACAACGTATTCGTTCTTATGCAATTGGTGTCGGTCCTGAATATAGCGATTTAAATGCACAAAATACAGCTCATTTAAAAGACTTAGGTTTTCTCGTACATCCATTTACGGTGAATGAAACTGCCGATATGCAGCGCTTGAACCAATACGGTGTTGATGGTGTCTTTACAAACTATGCTGATCAATATAAAGCAATAAGTTCACAAAAGTAA
- a CDS encoding glucose-6-phosphate isomerase: MTHIQLDYGKALEFFGQHEIDQQQDIVKTIHKTIHEGTGAGSDFLGWVNLPEDYDKKEFSRIVEASKRIKSNSDVLVVIGIGGSYLGARAAIEMLTSSFRNSNEYPEIVFVGNHLSSTYTKELVDYLSDKDFSVNVISKSGTTTEPAVAFRLFKQLVEDKYGKAEAKKRIFATTDKAKGALKQLADNEGYETFVVPDDVGGRYSVLTAVGLLPIATAGINIESIMIGANKARKELSSDKLDENIAYQYATIRNILYSKGYTTEMLINYEPSMQYFNEWWKQLYGESEGKDFKGIYPSSANYTTDLHSLGQYVQEGRRFLFETVVKVNNPKHDITIEEDSDDLDGLNYLAGKTIDEVNTKAFEGTLLAHTDGGVPNVVVNIPRLDEETFGYVVYFFELACAMSGYQLGVNPFNQPGVEAYKQNMFALLGKPGFEDKKKELEERL, encoded by the coding sequence ATGACTCATATTCAATTAGATTATGGAAAAGCATTGGAATTCTTTGGTCAACATGAAATTGATCAACAACAAGATATCGTTAAAACAATTCATAAAACGATTCACGAAGGTACTGGTGCAGGTAGTGATTTCTTAGGTTGGGTGAATCTTCCGGAAGACTATGATAAGAAAGAATTTTCAAGAATTGTGGAAGCATCAAAACGTATAAAATCTAATTCAGATGTATTAGTAGTAATTGGTATCGGAGGTTCATATTTAGGTGCGCGTGCTGCTATTGAAATGTTAACTTCATCATTCCGCAATTCAAATGAATACCCTGAAATTGTATTCGTGGGTAATCATTTATCATCAACGTACACTAAAGAATTAGTAGACTACTTATCAGATAAAGATTTTTCAGTAAATGTTATTTCTAAATCTGGTACAACTACAGAACCAGCAGTAGCATTTAGATTATTTAAACAATTAGTTGAAGATAAGTATGGTAAAGCAGAAGCTAAAAAACGTATCTTTGCTACTACAGATAAAGCAAAAGGTGCATTAAAACAATTAGCAGATAATGAAGGTTATGAAACGTTTGTAGTACCAGATGATGTTGGTGGTCGTTATTCTGTATTAACTGCTGTGGGTCTATTACCGATTGCAACAGCTGGCATAAATATTGAATCAATTATGATTGGTGCAAACAAAGCGCGTAAAGAATTATCATCAGATAAATTAGATGAAAATATTGCTTATCAATATGCGACAATCCGTAATATTTTATATAGCAAAGGATACACTACTGAAATGTTGATTAATTATGAACCGTCAATGCAATATTTCAATGAGTGGTGGAAACAATTATATGGTGAGTCTGAAGGTAAAGACTTTAAAGGTATATATCCATCTAGTGCAAACTATACAACTGACTTACATTCATTAGGTCAATATGTCCAAGAAGGACGTCGTTTCTTATTTGAAACAGTTGTAAAAGTAAACAACCCTAAACACGATATTACAATTGAAGAAGATAGTGATGATTTAGATGGATTAAATTACTTAGCAGGTAAAACAATTGATGAAGTTAATACTAAAGCATTTGAAGGTACACTATTAGCTCACACTGATGGTGGCGTTCCTAATGTTGTTGTGAATATTCCACGCTTAGACGAAGAAACATTTGGTTATGTTGTATACTTCTTTGAATTAGCGTGTGCAATGAGTGGATATCAATTAGGTGTTAATCCATTTAACCAACCTGGAGTAGAAGCATACAAACAAAACATGTTTGCATTATTAGGTAAACCTGGATTTGAAGATAAGAAGAAAGAATTAGAAGAGCGTTTATAA
- the lepB gene encoding signal peptidase I, translating to MRRVTSWIVAFLFACLFVMFIQMFLVKSAVVQTDDMSPTLNKGDRVIINKIKVTFNMLKDGDIIMYRHNNQLHFGRLVGKPGESIEVRNGKLYRDDRQVNKFYAKNRDINNFAIRDLHDSDGDIIPPNSYFILNDNGDKQSDSRTYGLIDKDDIVGDVSLKYYPFKEFTYQFNK from the coding sequence GTGCGTAGAGTGACAAGTTGGATTGTAGCATTCCTATTTGCTTGTCTGTTTGTCATGTTTATACAAATGTTCTTAGTTAAAAGTGCTGTAGTTCAAACTGATGATATGTCACCAACTTTGAATAAAGGTGACCGTGTCATTATTAATAAAATTAAAGTTACCTTTAACATGTTGAAGGATGGAGATATTATCATGTATCGACATAATAATCAATTACACTTTGGTAGATTGGTCGGCAAGCCAGGTGAATCAATTGAAGTTAGAAACGGTAAATTGTATAGAGATGATAGACAAGTTAATAAATTTTATGCTAAAAATAGAGATATTAATAATTTTGCAATAAGAGATTTACATGATTCTGATGGTGATATTATTCCGCCAAATTCATATTTTATTTTAAATGATAATGGTGATAAACAAAGTGATTCAAGAACATATGGATTAATAGATAAGGACGATATCGTAGGAGATGTTAGTTTAAAGTATTATCCGTTTAAAGAATTTACCTATCAGTTTAATAAGTAG
- the argH gene encoding argininosuccinate lyase, producing MSSKAWGGRFQQQPEDWVDEFNASIDFDQTLLDEDVQGSIAHATMLANQNIISQDDKDAIINGLKEIQQDFHNGKLAFKKSLEDIHLNIEHELIQRVGDAGGKLHTGRSRNDQVATDLHLYVKKEVLEIQDLIRSFQTSILKLAQSHVDTIMPGYTHLQRAQPISFAHHVMTYFWMLERDYSRFVDSMKRIDISPLGAAALSGTTHPIDRHETQQLLEFSSVYENSLDAVSDRDYIIETLHNISLTMIHLSRFAEEIIFWSTDEAKFITLSDAFSTGSSIMPQKKNPDMAELIRGKVGRATGHLMSMLVTLKGLPLAYNKDLQEDKEGLFDSVRTIKGSLRIFEGMLDTMTVNTDRLNETVHQDFSNATELADYLVAKDVPFRKAHEIVGKIVFECIQQGIYLLDVPLERYKELNSNIDQDVYDYLKPENCLSRRKSYGSTGQDAVRHQLKVAEKLLNND from the coding sequence ATGAGTAGTAAAGCATGGGGTGGCCGTTTTCAACAACAGCCGGAAGATTGGGTAGATGAATTTAATGCTTCCATAGATTTCGACCAAACATTGTTGGATGAAGATGTCCAAGGTAGTATTGCACATGCTACCATGTTAGCTAATCAAAATATCATTTCACAAGATGATAAAGACGCAATCATTAATGGCTTAAAAGAGATTCAACAAGACTTTCATAATGGGAAGCTTGCGTTTAAAAAATCGCTTGAAGATATTCATTTAAACATTGAACATGAACTCATTCAACGTGTCGGTGACGCTGGAGGTAAGTTGCATACAGGTCGTAGTAGAAATGACCAAGTGGCTACTGACTTGCATCTATACGTAAAAAAAGAAGTACTTGAAATTCAAGACCTTATTCGATCATTCCAAACATCCATTCTTAAACTAGCTCAATCACATGTGGATACAATCATGCCAGGATATACACACTTACAACGTGCTCAACCGATTTCTTTTGCACACCATGTTATGACATATTTCTGGATGCTAGAAAGAGACTATTCACGTTTCGTTGATAGTATGAAACGTATTGATATTTCACCATTAGGTGCAGCTGCATTAAGTGGTACAACACACCCTATCGATAGACACGAAACGCAACAATTATTAGAATTTAGTTCAGTTTATGAGAATAGTTTAGATGCAGTGAGTGATCGTGATTACATTATTGAAACTTTGCATAATATTTCATTAACTATGATTCATTTATCACGTTTTGCTGAAGAAATTATCTTTTGGTCTACGGATGAAGCGAAATTCATTACCCTATCTGATGCTTTCTCTACAGGTTCATCTATTATGCCTCAGAAGAAGAATCCAGATATGGCAGAACTTATTCGTGGTAAAGTAGGACGTGCTACAGGACATTTAATGAGCATGCTTGTAACATTAAAAGGGTTACCACTTGCATATAATAAAGACTTACAAGAAGATAAAGAAGGTTTATTTGACTCAGTACGTACTATAAAAGGTTCACTACGAATTTTTGAAGGTATGTTAGATACAATGACCGTTAATACAGACCGTTTAAACGAAACTGTGCATCAAGACTTTTCAAATGCAACGGAATTAGCTGATTATTTAGTAGCTAAAGATGTACCATTTAGAAAGGCGCACGAAATTGTTGGTAAAATTGTCTTTGAGTGCATTCAACAAGGTATCTATTTATTAGATGTACCTCTTGAACGTTACAAAGAATTAAATTCAAATATAGATCAAGATGTTTATGATTATCTTAAACCGGAAAACTGTCTTAGCCGAAGAAAAAGTTATGGTTCAACAGGCCAAGACGCAGTACGTCATCAACTGAAAGTTGCTGAAAAATTATTAAATAACGATTAA